The genomic stretch GGCACTAACAGCAAACTGGCGCTTAACCTTGTCGGTTGCATGTTGGTTCTCCGTGAATACCCTTGATTACCATGATCAGGCTGGGTTTTCAAAGAATATGTAGTTGGTTGAATAGTCACTGAACTCAAAGTAGACCTTTTTTTCGTCAGAATCCGCAACGCCGTTCAGGTTGGCATCCAGAATGCCGTAGCCGAAACGGTAAGGGCGCTCAGTGCCACTAGTAGTCCCCGCCGCCGTGGAGATTTTATCAACTTTGATAAAGCGCCTTACCACTTTTTCACCGGCATAGACTTCCAGCACGCCACTGACGCCAGTCCAGTTATTAATTTCACGCCCAATCTTGTTCTGGGTTTCCTGGGTACAAGCGCCAAGGCCAAGCAGCAGGGAAAGGGTAAGTAACAGTGTTGTCCATTTCATGCGTTATTCCTCGAAAAAATTTTAAAATCAGTAGCCTAAAATACGGGCAGTGCGTAAGTCACCCTGATCCAGCGCCATTTGTACGGGTGTTTTGGCGGGGGAGCCATGGGTGACCGCGTTGGGGTTTGCCCCCTGCTTCAGCAAGTAGTTGGCGGCATCAGCCCGTCCAAAACGGGCAGCATGGTGCAGAGGGGTCCAGCCGGTAGCAGTAACCGCATTCACATTCGCGCCTTTGCTCACCAATTGCCTGACAGCAGGTAAGGCACCTGCGGCCACGGCGGCGTGTAAGGCTGTTTCGCCAGAAGCGGTGGCAGTGTTGGCGTCAGCGCCTTGTTCCAGCAGGGTGCTCACGGCGGCGGCATTGCCTGCTTGTGCGGCCTCCCACAGTTGCTTGTTCAGCTCGCTCTGGGAAAAGGCGGGTGCAGCCGCCGTTGCTGTCGCTGGCTCGGCCTCAGGTGTTGCGACGAGTGTTTCTGGGGGGGCGAACTCAGCTCTGGCAGCCGTGATCAGGGTGTTGCTGTCTGCCGAGGTGATGATACTTCTGGTGGTTGGAGTCTCTGTTGCAGTGGTGGTGGCGCAACCACTCAGACCTAGCAGCAATAAGCTGGTCAATAACAGGGCTGGAGTGTTGGGGATTTGTTTCATCTAGTTTGGGCCAGTTTGGCAATGGTTGAAGAAATGCCGCGCAGTACGTCCACTTTGACCGCCACGTTCGGTTGCAAAGGCACTTGCTTCCTGATGCAACAGTTCCGCATCTTGTACGCGCCCTTTGAATAACTTGTCTACGATCTCCAGATAAGTGTCTTTATTCATGGGATGGAAAGGCAAGGATAGGCCGAAGCGATCAGCCAGCAGGCGTTTGTTTTCGACAGCAGGGTCGTCGGGAATCTCACCTTTGAGCATTTGCTCCAGGGTGCTTTTCCGGCAGTTGGAGGTGGCGTAAATGAGCACATTTTCAGGCGGCTTTTCCAGCGTGCCTTCCAGGGTGCTTTTCAACATGCGGTATTCGCCCTTGGTTTCGTCAAAGTCGAGGTCGTCACAGTAGATGATGAAGCGGTAGTGGGAGTCGACGATTTCATCGGTAATATCGACCAATACGCCCAGATCATCTTTGGAAATCTGGATCATGCGCAAGCCATAGGTGTGGTAACGGCTCAAGACGGCCTTGATCAGCGAGGATTTGCCGACGCCATGCGCACCCCACAACAAGGCGTGGCTGGCAGGTTTGCCACGTAAAAAGTGCTCCGTATTGCGGAACAGCTTGTCTTTTTGTTCGTCGATGCCCTGTAGGTTGTCGGGGTTTACCAAATCCACATTCCTGATGGGTTTCAAGAAATGCCGGTTGGATCGCCATACCGCTGCAAGGGTACTGCGCCAGTCAATCGTCAGTTTGCCAAAAGCCATTATAACTCCCTTCGGTAATATGCCTGCACGAATTGCCTCACAAGTTTAGCTGTTTATACAAAAATTTTCTGCTGCTTTATGTTGGGGCGGGCAGCCTTTATCTTGTGCTCAAACAGTATCTATTTATAGCAAAGTGTGGTAATTAAGCCACTTTAATCATTAGAAAATCCTAATATACATTGCAACATGCGAGGAAGGTTTGCTGCATGAAACAACATACTAACACGCCTAAACACAGCTTCAAGCTCAAGGCGATCAGTTTCCTGTCACCCGCAGCCTTTTTGCTAGGTTCGAAATAGCATCAGGCGCTGGCCTTAGTGTTGTAAGCGATAGCTCATAAGCCCGAACCATTCGTGCAGAGCTGTCTGACTGCGCGATAGGGCATTGGCTTGCGGAATCCACCACAGCCATTCGTGCCGCCAGAAATTGCTGGAACCGTAGCTGGTGGCGGCGGGTAAGTAGTTCACTTGCCGGTTCTGGAAGGCCAGCATGGTGCGGGGCATGTGCCAAGCTTGTGTGACGACCCAAGCGGAATGGATACCTGCTTCACTGAGTATTTGGTCGGAATACGCCGCATTTTCCCACGTGGTGTGGCTGCTGCCTTCCTGCCAGCGGATCGGAACTTGGAAGGTATTTTCCATGACATCGCGCATGTAATCGGCTTCGTTGCTGCTGCCTGAAATCAGGATGGGCAAGCCAGTCTTGCGGTGCAGGTAGGCCGCGTAATTCAGGCGCTCCAGCTCGGTGCTGGCACTCATCCTGCCTGCGTATTCAATGGCTTCAAGATTGCGCCCCGCACCCAAAACCACAATGGCTTCGGGCAAGGGTTGTTGTAACCACAGTTCAGGTTTGGGTGGGTATTGCTGTTCTAAGCCTACCATGAGCTTTTCCGCCACCACTGGCAGGCTTAGTACCACGGTTTGCAGTACGCCAATCACTAGCGTGATTAGCATCGCGCTGCGCCATTTGTAGAACAGCAGCGCGATCAGCAGGAAAATCAGTAAATTGCCGGGTGGGTAGGCCAGAAATTCAACCGTTCGGCTAATGACTGGACTCATTCGTTACCAAACACGCCTGCTGCTTGCTGGTCGGCATGATAAGAGGAACGCACCATGGGGCCACTGGCTACTTTGTCGAAGCCCATCGCGGTGGCAATTTCAGCCAGTTCGGCAAATTCATCCGGGTGTACGAAGCGGTCAACCGGCAGGTGGTGGCGGCTGGGTTGCAGGTATTGCCCCAAGGTCAGCATGTCGCAGTTGTGGTCACGCAGGTCTTGCAAGGTGGCAATCACTTCTTCCTTGGTTTCACCCAAGCCCATCATCAGGCCGGATTTGCTGGGAATGTGCGGGAACAGCTTCTTGAATTCCTTGATCAGATTCAGCGAATACTGGTAATCCGCGCCGGGGCGGGATTGCTTGTAGAGGCGCGGCACGGTTTCCATATTGTGGTTAAACACGTCCGGTGGGGCTGTTTCCAGAATTTGCAGGGCGATTTCCATGCGTCCGCGAAAATCGGGGGTGAGGATTTCGATTTTAAGCGCTGGGTTGAGTTCGCGGGCTTTCTGGATGCATTTAACGAAATGTTCCGCGCCACCATCGCGTAAGTCATCACGGTCAACCGAGGTGATGACCACGTATTTCAGGTTCATGGCGCGGATGGTTTCTGCCATATTATCCGGTTCGTTTTCATCCAGCGGCAACGGTTTACCGTGGGAAACGTCGCAGAAGGGGCAGCGTCGGGTGCAAATATCCCCCATGATCATGAAGGTTGCCGTGCCGTGGGTGAAGCATTCGCCCAGATTGGGGCAGGCGGCTTCTTCACAGACGGTGTGCAGCTTTTGCTCGCGTAATACCGCTTTCAAGCGTTTGACTTCCGGCGTGGTGGGGGCTTTGGCCTTGATCCACGCCGGTTTGCGGCGAAATTCGGTGGTTGGTTCAACCTTGATCGGGATACGGGCTACTTTGTCGGCACCGCGTTCTTTGTGTCCGGGTTCTTTGCGTTCCATGAGGTCTGGCTATCTCGCGTTTGGTGGATTGTCGACACATTATAATCCCAAGACGGCGGTGTGGGGGTAATCCTT from Thiothrix litoralis encodes the following:
- a CDS encoding YdcF family protein, with protein sequence MSPVISRTVEFLAYPPGNLLIFLLIALLFYKWRSAMLITLVIGVLQTVVLSLPVVAEKLMVGLEQQYPPKPELWLQQPLPEAIVVLGAGRNLEAIEYAGRMSASTELERLNYAAYLHRKTGLPILISGSSNEADYMRDVMENTFQVPIRWQEGSSHTTWENAAYSDQILSEAGIHSAWVVTQAWHMPRTMLAFQNRQVNYLPAATSYGSSNFWRHEWLWWIPQANALSRSQTALHEWFGLMSYRLQH
- a CDS encoding ankyrin repeat domain-containing protein, yielding MKQIPNTPALLLTSLLLLGLSGCATTTATETPTTRSIITSADSNTLITAARAEFAPPETLVATPEAEPATATAAAPAFSQSELNKQLWEAAQAGNAAAVSTLLEQGADANTATASGETALHAAVAAGALPAVRQLVSKGANVNAVTATGWTPLHHAARFGRADAANYLLKQGANPNAVTHGSPAKTPVQMALDQGDLRTARILGY
- the lipA gene encoding lipoyl synthase, with protein sequence MERKEPGHKERGADKVARIPIKVEPTTEFRRKPAWIKAKAPTTPEVKRLKAVLREQKLHTVCEEAACPNLGECFTHGTATFMIMGDICTRRCPFCDVSHGKPLPLDENEPDNMAETIRAMNLKYVVITSVDRDDLRDGGAEHFVKCIQKARELNPALKIEILTPDFRGRMEIALQILETAPPDVFNHNMETVPRLYKQSRPGADYQYSLNLIKEFKKLFPHIPSKSGLMMGLGETKEEVIATLQDLRDHNCDMLTLGQYLQPSRHHLPVDRFVHPDEFAELAEIATAMGFDKVASGPMVRSSYHADQQAAGVFGNE
- a CDS encoding ATP-binding protein encodes the protein MAFGKLTIDWRSTLAAVWRSNRHFLKPIRNVDLVNPDNLQGIDEQKDKLFRNTEHFLRGKPASHALLWGAHGVGKSSLIKAVLSRYHTYGLRMIQISKDDLGVLVDITDEIVDSHYRFIIYCDDLDFDETKGEYRMLKSTLEGTLEKPPENVLIYATSNCRKSTLEQMLKGEIPDDPAVENKRLLADRFGLSLPFHPMNKDTYLEIVDKLFKGRVQDAELLHQEASAFATERGGQSGRTARHFFNHCQTGPN